From the Roseibium salinum genome, one window contains:
- a CDS encoding acyl-CoA dehydrogenase family protein produces MDLGVSERVRPLIEKVRHMVETEIAPLDAEYHREVGRHPTGDRFQLTDRQLEILAELKGKARERGLWNFWLTDSDSGYGLTTVEYAYLAEEMGKVGIAAEVFNCNAPDTGNMEVLERYGTEAHKERWLKPLLEGGIRSAYLMSEPDVASSDAANISLEAVREGAGWVLNGEKWWATGAGDPRCKLYIVMARTAPEAHKHSRHSMFLVPADAQGIEVLRPMQVFGADDAPHGHMHIRFTNVRVPDEGLVLGEGRGFEVAQGRLGPGRIHHCMRAIGQAEKALEFLCRRALSREAFGRKLVELGANYDIIANARMEIEMARLLCLKAAWVMDTQGTRAAQPWISQIKVVAPLMALKVVDEAMQVHGAGGISQDYPLAAMWTHLRTLRFADGPDAVHRRQVARAELRKYANGKV; encoded by the coding sequence ATGGATCTGGGCGTCTCCGAGCGGGTGCGCCCGCTGATCGAGAAGGTCCGTCACATGGTCGAGACCGAAATCGCCCCGCTCGATGCCGAGTATCACCGCGAGGTTGGCCGCCATCCCACCGGCGACCGCTTCCAGCTCACCGACCGGCAGCTGGAAATCCTGGCCGAGCTGAAGGGCAAGGCCAGAGAACGCGGCCTCTGGAACTTCTGGCTCACGGACAGCGACAGCGGCTACGGCCTGACGACAGTGGAATACGCCTATCTGGCCGAGGAAATGGGCAAGGTCGGCATCGCGGCGGAAGTGTTCAACTGCAACGCGCCCGACACCGGCAACATGGAGGTGCTGGAGCGCTACGGCACCGAAGCTCACAAGGAGCGCTGGCTGAAGCCGCTGCTTGAGGGCGGGATCCGCTCCGCCTATCTGATGAGCGAACCGGACGTCGCGTCGTCCGATGCCGCCAACATTTCCCTCGAGGCGGTCCGGGAAGGCGCGGGCTGGGTCCTCAATGGCGAGAAATGGTGGGCCACCGGCGCGGGAGATCCGCGCTGCAAGCTCTATATCGTCATGGCCCGCACGGCTCCGGAGGCCCACAAGCACAGCCGTCATTCCATGTTCCTGGTCCCGGCGGATGCGCAGGGGATCGAGGTCCTGCGGCCGATGCAGGTGTTCGGTGCCGACGATGCGCCCCACGGCCACATGCATATCCGCTTCACCAATGTCCGCGTGCCGGACGAGGGTCTGGTCCTGGGAGAGGGGCGGGGATTCGAGGTCGCTCAAGGCCGTCTGGGGCCGGGCCGCATCCACCACTGCATGCGGGCGATCGGCCAGGCGGAAAAGGCGCTGGAGTTCCTGTGCAGGCGGGCGCTGAGCCGCGAGGCCTTCGGCAGGAAGCTGGTGGAGCTCGGCGCCAATTACGACATCATCGCCAATGCGCGCATGGAAATCGAAATGGCCCGGCTCCTGTGCCTGAAGGCCGCCTGGGTCATGGACACGCAAGGCACCAGGGCCGCCCAGCCGTGGATCAGCCAGATCAAGGTGGTGGCACCCCTGATGGCGCTGAAGGTGGTCGACGAAGCCATGCAGGTTCACGGCGCCGGCGGCATCAGCCAGGACTATCCGCTTGCCGCCATGTGGACGCACCTGAGAACCCTTCGTTTCGCCGACGGGCCGGATGCCGTGCACCGGCGCCAGGTCGCGCGGGCGGAGCTGCGCAAATACGCGAACGGCAAGGTCTGA